The DNA window GGTCTTCCACCTCGAACGTCCACCTGCCGTCGCTTTCACCTGCGGTGTGTACGCCGACTTTGCGGCCTTTGGTGGTGATGAAGGTTTTGGGTTTGTCTTTTCTCAAAGGGTGGAGTTTTGAGACTCTTGCCAGCCATTCGGCTGTACGAAGTTCCCAGCGTTCGTCATGGGTCTGTGCCGCGTGGATGGATTCCGGCACGCGAATCCGCTCCTTGGACTCTGCTTTAGGAATGTGTTGCTCCAGCGACCCCAGGCTGAACAGCCCAACCGCGTCACGCACTGCGCGCATGGTTTCTTCGGCTGCGTTGTAGGCTTGCTGGTCGCCTTCCGCGACAATCTTGCGCAACAGATCAGGCTGCGCCGCAAACTGCTTGCGCCGCTCGCGAATGGGCTTCAAGTGCGCCTCCGTGCTTTCCACCGCCAGGGCTTTGCATTCCACGCACTTGATGGTTGCCTGGGTGCAGCCGCGGGTGATGAAGGCCAAGCGGTCGGCGTCGCTGAAGATCTGGTGCAGATTGCCCACGGGGCAGCGGTCAGGGCTGCCTTTGTCGGTGAGCTTGGGCCGGTCGGTGACGCTGTTTTTGATCTTTTCGGCCAGCTGCTCGGGTTCTTCGCTCAGCAAGATGGAATTGCCGTAAGACTTGGACATCTTGCGGCCGTCCATGCCCAGCAGCTTCGGTGTTTTGGTGAGCAGGACTTGCGGTTCTTTGATCAAAGGCGCGGTATTGGCCGCGCGGATCAAAGGCGCGGCATGCGCTGCGCGGGCGACAGAAGAGGCATCTTCTGCGTGGCCGCGAGAAAAAACATGGTTGAAGCGCCGGGCCACCTCGCGCGTGAGTTCCACATGCGCAACCTGGTCTTCGCCCACGGGGACAAAGTCCGCCTGATAGATCAAGATGTCGGCGGCCTGGAGCAGCGGGTATCCGAGAAAGCCGTAGGTGCTCAGGTCTTTGTTGGGCAGGTTCTGTTGCTGGTCCTTGAAGCTGGGGACGCGCTCTAGCCAGCCCAGCGGCGTGACCATGGAGAAGAGCACGTGCAACTCCGCATGCTGCTTGATGTGCGACTGGACAAACATGGTGCACTGTTGGGGGTCGAGTCCCGCGCCCAGCCAGTCCAGTATCACTTCCAGCGTGTGGTCGGCGACGCGCGAGGTGTCGTCATAGTCGGTGGTCAGCGCGTGCCAGTCAGCGACAAAGAAGAAACACTTGTGCGTGTGTTGCAGCTTCACCCAATTCTGCAGCGCGCCCACGTAGTTGCCCAGATGGAGCTTGCCGGTGGGGCGCATGCCGCTCAGCACGCGGGGACGGGGGTCGGTGGGTTCGGTGGACATGGAAATTGAAGTCTGAGGATAGCAGCTGGCACCTGGCATCTGGCAACTAGCCAAAAGCCAAAAGCCAAAAGCCAAAAGCCAAAAGCCAAAAGCCAAAAGCTAGCTGCTAGGTGCCACTTGCTTGAGTTTTGATGTTACCACGCGTCGCTCACTTGGATTCCTTGCCCGCCCCCGCCGGCTGCGGAGCAATCGACTTCACCTTGACCGGCTTGGCGGGGATGCCCACCGCGATGGTAAACGGCTCAATGTCCTTGGTGGCCACGCCCATGGAGCCCAGCAGGCCGTGCTCATGCACGTGGACGCCGCTCATCACCGTGGCGTGGTAGGTGATGCGCGCCTTGGGGCCGATCTCCGTCTTGCGGTTGGTCACGATCATGCCGTCATTCAAATCATGGTCATGGGAATAGACGTTGGCGTAGTCGGAGATGGAGGAACCCTGGCGAATCACGATTTCGCCGCGGTCGTCCAGTAGCGTGTATTTGTGGATCACGCAATTATCTTCCACCGTGAGGTTGTAGCCGTAAGAAAACTCCACGCGATGGAATATCTTCACGTTGTTGCCGATGTGCTTGAAGATGTGCTTGGCCAGCATGGCACGCACGCGGAACCCCAGCCAGTGGTTCAGGCCCAGGGGCGACTGGTCAAACATCATCCAGAACCAGATCAGCGGCTTGCGCTCAGCGTACTTGGCGGCGTCCACGTCACCGTAGTATTCCGGTTCCAGCGTGGCGTTGCGGGGATCAAAGTTATGCACCAGCGCCTGCTCGGCCAGCGGCGCGTCAGGGCCGGGCGCGGCGTACGGCCGCCCCAGATAGATTTCATGCAGGGTGTTGCGCACGACGGTACAGCGATGCTCGATGTCACGGTTGGTGAACTGCTCATCGAGCTTCTGGATCCAGTCCAGAAACGCCTTCTCCGCTGCGGGCAGCGGTTGCAGGTTGCGGTACTCGAAACGCGGCATGGTGGAGCCCCTTGCTGTTGGGTTAAGCACTGAAAGTAATGATATAACGGCGCGCGGAACGGCGGTATTTTCGCCCCGATCCGCTGCGTGAGAATTGGATTCCGGCTGGCCGCGAAGGGAGGCAATTTTTGTGTAGAAACCGGCTGGCGTGAACGCCTATGTCAGAATAGCGCCATGCCAACCACGCTACCTCGGCCGGTTCCAGATTTTCTTTATGGCACCGCCTGGAAAGAAGACCGCACCGCCGGACTGGTCGAGATGGCGCTGCGCGCGGGGTTTCGCGGTATAGACACCGCCAACCAGCGCCGGCATTACTTTGAACAAGGAGTCGGCGAAGGCTTGGCTGCTGCCTACCGCGCCGGCGTAGTCACGCGCGCGGATATTTTTTTGCAGACCAAGTTCACTTACCAGCCTGGGCAGGACCACCGGTTGCCCTACGATCCTGCGGCGCCGTTCGCCGTACAGGTGGCGCAGTCCATGGCCAGTTCGCTTGGACATTTGGGGACCGACTACGTGGACAGCTTGGTGCTTCACGGCCCTCTGTCCGGCCAGGGATGGACGGAGGCCGATGTGGAAGTCTGGGAGGCCATGAAGGAAGAGCGCGACGCCGGGCGCGCGCGCCTGCTGGGCGTAAGCAACGTGTCCCTGCGGCATCTGCAGCAGATGGCGGACGCGCACCACGAAGCGCCGGCCTTTGTGCAGAACCGCTGTTACGCGCGTTTCGGCTGGGAACGCAAAGTCCGCGAATTCTGCCGCCATCGCAACATCACTTACCAGGGCTTTTCCTTGCTTACGGCCAATGCCGAAGTGCTGGGCCATCCTCTGGTTACGAGCCTGGCGGCGCGAGCCAACGCAACCCCGGCGCAAATTGTCTTTGCCTTCGCGCGTGCCGTGGGGATGCTGCCGCTTACTGGGACCACCAACGCGGAGCACATGAAGCAAGACCTGGCCAGCAAGGCCGTGCCGCTTTCGCCGGACGATGTGAAGCAGATTGAATCTCTTGCCGGATGATGGTGTTTAAGGGAGGCCATGAAGGCCTCCCCTTGAGTTAAGTAGCCGCAGCTGAACAAGGCAACAGGCTGCCGCTCAGCAACGGGCCGGATATTAACCGTTGGCCACGGCGTTGAGGTCGGTTTGCAATTGAGCCAGGTTGTAGCCGGGAGCAAACTTCGGGTCTTTGGCTTCCGGCGGAAGAATGGCATAGGCTTCGTCAACGCATTCATCCCACCAATCCCAGGTGGCCAGCTGGGTGTTGCCCCAGGTCAGGACGGTAAGGTTGTTTTGATCGTAGCCCACGGCGAAGACCGCGTGGCCGTCATTGGTCAACGGGCCGGGCGTCCACGGTTGGTGGGCGTTGAATTCCTCAACGCAGTTCTCCTGGACCTGGAACCCGACGTAGACACCGCCGAAGAGCTTGATGGCCTGCTGAACGCTGGTGTGGTCCTTAGTTTTGATGCTGGCGTAGGCCAGGATCTCATCGCCTGAGACCTTGTTCTGCCGCCAATAGTTCAGCACGTCAAGCTCGTTCAGGCCGGTATCCGGGCCGCCCGTCAGGTGCTGGTAGAGTTTGACCACAGCCGCCCTGGACATGATGGAGTGCTTGCCGAGCAGGCCGTGGTAAAT is part of the Terriglobia bacterium genome and encodes:
- a CDS encoding acyltransferase; the encoded protein is MPRFEYRNLQPLPAAEKAFLDWIQKLDEQFTNRDIEHRCTVVRNTLHEIYLGRPYAAPGPDAPLAEQALVHNFDPRNATLEPEYYGDVDAAKYAERKPLIWFWMMFDQSPLGLNHWLGFRVRAMLAKHIFKHIGNNVKIFHRVEFSYGYNLTVEDNCVIHKYTLLDDRGEIVIRQGSSISDYANVYSHDHDLNDGMIVTNRKTEIGPKARITYHATVMSGVHVHEHGLLGSMGVATKDIEPFTIAVGIPAKPVKVKSIAPQPAGAGKESK
- a CDS encoding aldo/keto reductase, producing MPTTLPRPVPDFLYGTAWKEDRTAGLVEMALRAGFRGIDTANQRRHYFEQGVGEGLAAAYRAGVVTRADIFLQTKFTYQPGQDHRLPYDPAAPFAVQVAQSMASSLGHLGTDYVDSLVLHGPLSGQGWTEADVEVWEAMKEERDAGRARLLGVSNVSLRHLQQMADAHHEAPAFVQNRCYARFGWERKVREFCRHRNITYQGFSLLTANAEVLGHPLVTSLAARANATPAQIVFAFARAVGMLPLTGTTNAEHMKQDLASKAVPLSPDDVKQIESLAG
- the trpS gene encoding tryptophan--tRNA ligase — protein: MSTEPTDPRPRVLSGMRPTGKLHLGNYVGALQNWVKLQHTHKCFFFVADWHALTTDYDDTSRVADHTLEVILDWLGAGLDPQQCTMFVQSHIKQHAELHVLFSMVTPLGWLERVPSFKDQQQNLPNKDLSTYGFLGYPLLQAADILIYQADFVPVGEDQVAHVELTREVARRFNHVFSRGHAEDASSVARAAHAAPLIRAANTAPLIKEPQVLLTKTPKLLGMDGRKMSKSYGNSILLSEEPEQLAEKIKNSVTDRPKLTDKGSPDRCPVGNLHQIFSDADRLAFITRGCTQATIKCVECKALAVESTEAHLKPIRERRKQFAAQPDLLRKIVAEGDQQAYNAAEETMRAVRDAVGLFSLGSLEQHIPKAESKERIRVPESIHAAQTHDERWELRTAEWLARVSKLHPLRKDKPKTFITTKGRKVGVHTAGESDGRWTFEVEDRSLNVLALLAQDADRYLHDYILPPKLVQEHWKQFPRDDGKVVIELTKSAGGVLLSTSQGDVAIQQYEGDLSSLQ